In Paenibacillus sp. G2S3, a single window of DNA contains:
- a CDS encoding HAMP domain-containing sensor histidine kinase, translated as MSIRLRLTAWYSGILAVMLLALSAAIYGFVYFNTYGDLKDRIQKQGEQLVANLNPNWAYDGSLQSVSINPFFGNKLEEANILVQTYIYNNENLQKSENLHYLDIQFDVPKLVDIEKAHGFKQTTLGGYHLMIYQIPIYDSNKSPVALLQVATPSNSEDKLMERLKNILVFGTFATLIAAFTFGLFLARKAMSPIGKVIEAANGIQTGTDLSSRIEYDGPPDEIGRLIETVNNMLGRMEGFYTELEDSYAAQRRFVSDASHELRTPLTTIRGNIDLLQKVWEMEPGEGKMSEAEIRQLSMESVKDIADESKRMSRLVADMLSLARADTGRTFEIEPVALEPMMTEIARRASFLPRQAEWVTGDMSVLNGKYVVGNKDYLQQMLFIFIDNAFKYTPSGEVSLDTIFYQNQVGIRITDTGIGMDKDEVPYIFDRFYRADESRGITEGIGLGLSIAKWIIDEHGGSVEVVTRQGEGTTFVIWLPLLFAPPLE; from the coding sequence ATGTCTATAAGATTGCGGCTGACTGCTTGGTATTCAGGGATTTTGGCCGTTATGCTGCTGGCCTTATCAGCCGCAATTTACGGTTTTGTCTATTTTAATACGTATGGTGACTTGAAGGATCGTATACAAAAACAGGGAGAACAGCTCGTAGCCAACCTGAACCCTAATTGGGCGTATGACGGCTCGTTGCAGAGTGTGAGCATAAACCCTTTCTTCGGAAACAAACTGGAGGAAGCTAATATTCTGGTGCAAACCTATATTTATAATAATGAGAACCTGCAAAAGTCAGAGAACTTGCATTATCTAGATATCCAGTTCGATGTTCCAAAACTGGTTGATATTGAAAAAGCGCATGGGTTCAAACAGACTACGCTTGGCGGATATCATTTGATGATTTATCAGATTCCGATATATGACTCGAATAAGAGCCCTGTGGCGCTTCTGCAGGTGGCAACACCGTCAAATTCGGAAGACAAGCTTATGGAAAGGCTGAAAAACATCCTGGTTTTCGGCACATTTGCGACTCTAATCGCGGCATTCACCTTTGGCTTGTTCTTAGCCCGTAAAGCTATGAGTCCTATCGGTAAGGTTATTGAGGCGGCAAACGGTATCCAGACTGGGACAGATCTAAGCTCCCGAATTGAATATGATGGACCTCCGGACGAAATAGGTCGTCTAATTGAGACTGTCAATAACATGCTTGGGCGTATGGAAGGATTCTACACAGAGTTAGAGGATTCGTATGCGGCTCAGCGTCGATTCGTTTCCGATGCCTCACATGAGTTGCGGACTCCGCTAACAACTATTCGTGGGAATATCGATCTACTGCAAAAAGTATGGGAGATGGAACCGGGCGAAGGGAAGATGAGCGAGGCTGAAATTCGCCAGCTCTCGATGGAATCGGTAAAGGATATCGCGGACGAGTCTAAGCGTATGAGTCGACTGGTAGCGGATATGCTCTCGCTCGCTCGTGCAGATACGGGGCGCACTTTTGAAATCGAGCCCGTAGCACTTGAACCAATGATGACTGAGATTGCGCGTCGGGCATCCTTCCTGCCTCGTCAAGCGGAGTGGGTTACAGGGGATATGTCCGTCTTAAATGGAAAATATGTTGTGGGTAATAAAGATTATTTACAACAAATGTTATTTATTTTTATTGATAATGCTTTTAAATACACGCCTTCTGGCGAGGTAAGTTTGGACACCATCTTCTATCAGAATCAAGTGGGTATTCGGATCACCGATACGGGTATTGGTATGGATAAAGATGAGGTTCCATATATTTTCGACCGTTTCTATCGTGCAGATGAATCGCGTGGAATTACAGAAGGGATTGGGCTTGGTTTATCCATTGCTAAGTGGATTATTGACGAACATGGTGGGTCAGTAGAAGTTGTTACACGTCAAGGCGAGGGAACCACTTTTGTGATCTGGTTGCCGCTTCTCTTTGCTCCGCCGCTGGAATAG
- a CDS encoding LacI family DNA-binding transcriptional regulator encodes MAYNIKDIAKIAGVSVSTVSKIINNYSDISEDTKTRVQRIIKETGYTPSNSAKTLATKSSNLIGVIFAGMLNVDFTHPFFIEVLNSFKKQMGLLGYDLIFFSNEKFQSGDTNDYLARCLHFNVDGCLLITGQELETSISELDNSSIPCIGVDLKLSGDNSGYIMSDNFKLSTKVVEHFYLLGYRELGYIGSSSESEISNIRESGFRKALEDLGLPINENWFLNGSNFFEASGYETMRRMIANGNLPRAIFAASDQLAIGAMRALKESAIAVPSTVAIIGCDDIEACNYTTPLLTTIKQNKDKIGRLAALMLYDLINNQSGTSSFSVEPELIIRESCGAPERGLV; translated from the coding sequence TTGGCCTATAACATTAAAGATATAGCGAAAATAGCTGGAGTTTCTGTTTCGACAGTATCTAAAATCATAAATAACTACAGCGACATTTCGGAAGACACCAAGACTAGGGTACAACGAATCATAAAGGAAACTGGATATACTCCCTCCAATTCAGCAAAAACATTAGCAACAAAATCATCAAATCTCATTGGTGTTATTTTTGCAGGAATGCTGAATGTTGACTTTACCCATCCTTTTTTCATAGAGGTCCTAAATTCCTTCAAAAAACAAATGGGACTGCTAGGTTACGACCTGATCTTTTTCTCTAACGAAAAATTTCAAAGTGGCGATACTAATGATTATCTTGCCCGTTGTTTGCATTTTAATGTAGATGGTTGCCTACTTATTACCGGACAAGAACTAGAAACTTCTATCAGCGAATTAGATAATAGCTCTATTCCTTGCATCGGTGTAGATTTAAAGCTATCAGGCGACAATTCTGGTTACATCATGTCTGATAATTTCAAGCTGTCCACCAAGGTAGTCGAACACTTTTACTTATTAGGCTATCGAGAACTTGGTTATATCGGCAGCTCCTCAGAGTCAGAAATCTCTAATATACGTGAAAGTGGTTTCCGCAAAGCGCTTGAAGATTTGGGACTACCGATCAACGAAAACTGGTTCTTAAATGGTAGCAATTTCTTTGAAGCCAGCGGTTATGAGACCATGCGTAGAATGATTGCGAATGGAAATTTACCCAGAGCGATCTTCGCGGCTTCTGATCAGCTAGCTATCGGGGCTATGCGTGCCCTTAAGGAATCTGCTATTGCTGTTCCTAGTACCGTCGCGATTATTGGCTGCGATGATATCGAAGCCTGCAATTACACAACACCACTCTTGACTACGATTAAACAAAATAAAGATAAGATCGGTCGTCTGGCCGCGTTAATGCTATATGATCTAATAAACAATCAATCGGGTACGAGCTCTTTCAGCGTAGAGCCAGAGCTCATCATAAGAGAATCCTGCGGCGCTCCTGAGCGGGGTTTAGTATAG
- a CDS encoding carbohydrate ABC transporter permease → MKDSKTAKTLSYILIAVLLVLYIMPLLFVINISFKSFSDYLLDPIGLVKSIQWDNYKEAWLKGNFSNYFINSLLYTVVATVLTLIVSLFGAFPVARNYVKWSGFIYLFFLMSQFLPNPMVAQFKLMLTLKQELGFVGYDTKLGYILLKTGGTGIVFMMFVGYIKGISREMDEAAGMDGAGYMRYLFQIIMPLMKPVIATGVILTAITIWNDFVGPIMYLPSPEHYPITFGLKEFRGQYGNNWPMLACGIMIVSAPLIVLYTFIQKYIVDGALAGAVKA, encoded by the coding sequence ATGAAAGATTCCAAAACCGCCAAAACTCTCTCTTATATTTTGATTGCAGTATTGCTTGTTTTGTATATCATGCCGCTATTGTTTGTTATAAACATTTCATTCAAGTCTTTTTCAGATTACCTGCTAGACCCGATCGGACTTGTGAAAAGTATTCAATGGGATAACTACAAGGAAGCTTGGTTAAAAGGTAATTTCTCTAATTATTTCATTAACAGTTTGCTGTACACAGTTGTAGCAACAGTGCTTACACTGATTGTTTCGTTATTCGGAGCTTTCCCGGTAGCGAGAAATTATGTGAAGTGGAGCGGGTTTATTTATTTGTTCTTCTTGATGTCACAGTTCTTGCCTAACCCTATGGTGGCACAGTTCAAATTGATGCTTACCTTGAAACAAGAGCTTGGATTTGTGGGCTATGATACGAAGCTGGGTTATATTCTCCTAAAAACAGGAGGAACAGGGATCGTCTTCATGATGTTCGTAGGTTATATTAAAGGGATCAGCCGTGAGATGGATGAAGCTGCAGGTATGGATGGTGCTGGGTATATGCGGTATTTATTCCAGATCATTATGCCACTGATGAAACCTGTTATCGCAACAGGTGTTATCCTGACGGCGATTACGATTTGGAATGACTTTGTAGGTCCAATCATGTATTTGCCAAGTCCGGAACATTATCCAATTACCTTCGGGCTTAAAGAATTCCGCGGTCAATACGGAAACAACTGGCCTATGTTGGCGTGCGGTATCATGATCGTATCTGCACCCCTTATCGTCCTGTACACCTTCATTCAAAAGTATATCGTTGACGGTGCATTGGCAGGTGCGGTTAAAGCTTAA
- a CDS encoding 4-hydroxy-3-methylbut-2-enyl diphosphate reductase, protein MEVIKISPRGYCYGVVDAMVMARQAAQNLDLPRPIYILGMIVHNSHVTNSFEDDGIITLDGHNRLDILDKVDRGTVIFTAHGVSPEVRKMARDKGLTTVDATCPDVTKTHDLIQEKVDDGYEVIYIGKKGHPEPEGAVGIAPEHVHLIEKEDEIATLTIPSSRIVITNQTTMSQWDIKNIMKKLLETFPGAEVHNEICMATQVRQEAVAEQAGQCDLVIVVGDPRSNNSNRLAQVSEEIAGVPAHRISDVSELNTDWLKGVNIVGVTSGASTPTPITKEVINYLEQYDSENPETWEIKRTVNMAKLLPPVKNKSASTN, encoded by the coding sequence ATGGAAGTCATTAAAATTTCTCCACGGGGATATTGTTACGGAGTAGTCGATGCTATGGTGATGGCACGGCAGGCTGCGCAAAATCTCGATCTTCCCCGGCCGATTTATATACTGGGCATGATTGTTCATAATAGTCATGTCACGAATTCGTTTGAGGACGATGGCATCATTACCTTGGACGGTCATAACCGTCTTGATATTCTCGATAAAGTAGACAGAGGAACCGTTATATTCACTGCTCACGGAGTTTCACCTGAGGTTCGCAAGATGGCTAGGGATAAAGGATTGACTACGGTCGATGCTACCTGTCCTGATGTGACAAAGACGCATGATCTCATTCAGGAGAAAGTCGATGATGGTTATGAGGTTATATATATCGGCAAGAAAGGCCACCCTGAACCGGAGGGTGCTGTCGGTATTGCGCCAGAGCATGTGCATTTAATTGAAAAAGAAGATGAGATTGCAACCCTAACCATCCCTTCTTCACGGATTGTAATTACGAATCAGACCACTATGAGTCAGTGGGATATTAAAAATATTATGAAAAAGCTTCTAGAGACCTTCCCAGGCGCCGAAGTGCATAATGAGATATGTATGGCTACTCAGGTGCGTCAGGAGGCTGTAGCCGAACAGGCGGGGCAATGTGATCTAGTGATTGTTGTTGGTGATCCACGAAGCAACAACTCTAATCGTCTGGCACAGGTGTCCGAAGAAATTGCAGGTGTTCCTGCTCATCGGATTTCTGATGTGTCTGAGCTTAACACAGATTGGCTGAAGGGTGTAAATATTGTGGGTGTTACTTCTGGTGCATCTACACCTACACCGATTACCAAAGAAGTTATTAATTATTTGGAGCAGTACGATTCCGAGAATCCAGAGACATGGGAGATCAAACGTACAGTGAATATGGCAAAACTACTTCCTCCGGTTAAGAATAAGAGTGCAAGTACTAATTAA
- a CDS encoding sugar ABC transporter permease → MYPFGKGIKRYLPLLLLMIPLSLYVVFYFGPSMMTVIYSFTDITNVPGSKLNFVGLDNYYSVFNSGNSGERWDSIIRTVYFMVIVTIVQNGVGLLMAVVINQKLKGDYFYRAVFFLPVVLGVSVVALVWGLMFDPLSGPVNQLYDSLFGYKDMFFGSFTHAFGYIIFTQIWMYMGYSMLIFLAGLQSVPKDLYEAGYIDGTTKWQSFKNITFPLIAPSFTINIILSIIGAMSTFDIILATTDGRFNTRTMAYDVYKETFRGSLQMGLPSALSVVQFLMILVFVVFAVKQMRKREVEY, encoded by the coding sequence ATGTATCCGTTCGGAAAAGGTATCAAACGATATTTACCGCTTCTGCTGCTTATGATTCCATTATCGTTGTATGTTGTTTTTTATTTTGGACCCTCTATGATGACGGTCATTTATTCATTTACAGATATTACTAACGTTCCTGGGAGCAAGTTGAATTTCGTTGGCCTTGACAATTATTACAGTGTTTTTAACTCCGGAAATTCAGGCGAACGTTGGGATTCCATTATACGAACAGTTTATTTCATGGTCATTGTTACAATCGTACAAAACGGTGTCGGTCTCCTTATGGCCGTAGTGATTAATCAGAAGCTGAAAGGCGATTATTTTTATCGCGCAGTTTTCTTTTTGCCGGTTGTTCTCGGTGTATCGGTAGTTGCACTGGTATGGGGCTTGATGTTCGATCCGCTAAGTGGTCCCGTAAATCAACTGTATGATTCATTGTTCGGTTATAAAGATATGTTCTTTGGAAGCTTCACCCATGCGTTTGGTTATATTATATTCACGCAAATTTGGATGTACATGGGTTACTCCATGTTGATTTTCCTTGCAGGACTTCAATCCGTACCGAAAGATCTGTATGAGGCTGGATATATTGATGGAACTACGAAGTGGCAATCTTTTAAGAACATTACGTTCCCTCTTATTGCTCCATCGTTCACCATTAATATTATTTTGTCCATTATCGGTGCGATGTCGACCTTTGACATTATTCTCGCAACTACGGACGGTCGCTTTAACACAAGAACGATGGCTTATGACGTGTATAAAGAGACGTTCCGTGGTTCTCTACAGATGGGACTTCCATCCGCGCTTTCGGTGGTACAGTTCCTTATGATTCTGGTCTTCGTTGTATTTGCAGTTAAACAAATGCGTAAGAGAGAGGTGGAGTATTAA
- the glnA gene encoding type I glutamate--ammonia ligase, translating to MSVEKVLQTIKENNIEWVDFRFVDLGGRAHHISLPASEVEDETFVNGVAFDGSSIKGFRGIEESDMVMMPDPNSVFIDPFTAHPTLNVMCDIFTPDGERYERDPRGIAVKAEEFLQKSGVGTSAFFAPESEFFIFDDVRYESGMNSSSFFVDSEEAAWNTGRKEEGGNLAFKVGVKGGYVPVAPVDSQQDIRSEMCRLLAEVGLRIERHHHEVATAGQAEINFRFDTLKKTADNLMTYKYIVQNTARQYGKVATFMPKPLFGDNGSGMHVHQSIFDGDTPLFYEKGAYANLSEMALHYIGGILYHAPALIALTNPSTNSFKRLVPGYEAPVNLVYSKGNRSAAVRIPVAAVTPKGCRIEFRTPDSTANPYLAFSAMLMAGLDGIKNKINPQELGYGPLDKNIYELSDADKEKIRSVPGSLGEALDSLEADYEFLTEGDVFTKDFIDNYIALKRSEAQEVAIRVHPHEYSLYFDL from the coding sequence ATGTCGGTTGAAAAAGTGTTGCAAACAATTAAAGAAAACAATATCGAGTGGGTAGATTTTCGATTCGTAGATTTAGGTGGCCGTGCTCACCACATTTCTCTGCCTGCTTCTGAAGTGGAAGATGAAACTTTTGTAAATGGGGTAGCATTCGACGGTTCTTCCATCAAAGGATTCCGTGGTATTGAAGAATCAGACATGGTTATGATGCCTGATCCGAACAGTGTGTTCATTGATCCGTTTACAGCTCATCCAACGCTGAACGTTATGTGCGACATTTTCACTCCTGATGGTGAACGCTATGAGCGCGATCCTCGCGGTATTGCTGTGAAAGCAGAAGAATTCCTTCAGAAGAGCGGAGTTGGAACATCAGCATTCTTCGCACCTGAGTCTGAATTCTTTATCTTTGACGATGTTCGTTACGAGAGTGGTATGAACAGCTCCTCATTCTTCGTAGACTCTGAAGAAGCGGCTTGGAATACGGGTCGTAAAGAAGAGGGCGGAAACCTTGCATTTAAAGTTGGTGTTAAGGGTGGATATGTACCTGTAGCACCTGTGGATTCCCAACAGGATATCCGTAGTGAAATGTGTCGTTTGCTTGCTGAAGTGGGACTGCGTATTGAACGTCATCACCACGAAGTGGCAACTGCAGGTCAAGCGGAAATCAACTTCCGTTTTGATACCTTGAAGAAAACTGCTGATAATCTCATGACTTATAAATATATTGTACAAAACACTGCACGTCAGTACGGTAAGGTAGCAACCTTCATGCCAAAACCGCTGTTCGGTGATAATGGTAGCGGAATGCACGTACACCAATCGATCTTTGACGGAGACACGCCTTTGTTCTACGAAAAAGGTGCTTATGCTAACTTGAGCGAAATGGCTCTTCACTACATCGGCGGTATTTTGTACCATGCACCAGCTTTGATCGCTTTGACTAACCCAAGTACCAACTCATTTAAACGTTTGGTTCCTGGTTACGAAGCACCGGTTAACTTGGTATATTCCAAAGGAAATCGTTCTGCAGCAGTTCGTATCCCAGTAGCAGCTGTGACACCAAAAGGCTGTCGTATTGAGTTCCGTACACCGGACTCCACGGCTAACCCTTACTTGGCATTCTCCGCAATGCTGATGGCAGGTCTAGATGGAATCAAGAACAAGATCAACCCACAAGAACTGGGTTACGGTCCTCTGGATAAGAACATCTATGAATTGTCCGATGCAGACAAAGAAAAGATCCGCAGCGTTCCAGGCAGCCTGGGCGAAGCGCTTGATTCTTTGGAAGCTGATTACGAGTTCCTTACTGAAGGTGACGTATTTACTAAGGACTTCATTGATAACTACATTGCTCTGAAACGTTCCGAAGCTCAAGAGGTTGCCATTCGTGTTCATCCACATGAATATTCTCTGTACTTCGACCTGTAA
- a CDS encoding extracellular solute-binding protein, with product MVKKLSAVLLSSALVLSLAACGSGNNTNGEATSGNGTNKPASGDKKVIKILHWKQENINKVITDINKKFEEKYPEYKVEYTTTGPDDEFKQAQRARITAGDVDVLADLSGMRLSPKDWTPGAKVPDWQQWIDSGLIADLSNEAFVKNYNANDIAKAGTYNDKVYAIPTGKVAMSGFFYNKEIFEQNGLTVPTTWTEFISVLDTLKSKSIVPIVVAGKDVWPLKLPVFGLQAKILGGGDQQKWIEGVWKGTSAFNDAEAVEVLDKMKTLQDNYIIDGFLGIDYATAPSYFATGKAAMIADGTWDAPTIAAANPDVKFGYFPIPATEDAAKNASLVGKYDVTWYAAEKGPNKEGALKWLEFFSQPENYTEYVKAAGFVPTQDNIATGSDFIDNELSKYMAEDFELAYEIIMINRDNVGEHIAAEGVHTEYLAPGGEFKTAKELADVQQKEWEAAAPK from the coding sequence ATGGTAAAGAAGCTTTCTGCGGTATTGTTAAGCTCAGCGCTAGTGCTCTCATTAGCAGCATGTGGAAGCGGCAACAACACAAATGGTGAGGCTACTTCAGGCAACGGAACAAATAAGCCTGCGTCTGGTGACAAGAAAGTTATTAAGATCTTGCACTGGAAACAAGAGAACATTAACAAAGTCATTACAGACATTAATAAGAAGTTTGAAGAGAAATATCCAGAATATAAAGTGGAGTACACAACCACTGGTCCGGATGATGAATTTAAACAAGCACAAAGAGCTAGAATCACAGCTGGTGACGTAGACGTCCTTGCCGATTTGTCCGGTATGAGATTGTCTCCGAAAGATTGGACACCAGGTGCGAAAGTGCCAGACTGGCAACAATGGATTGATTCCGGTTTGATAGCTGATCTGAGCAACGAAGCTTTCGTTAAAAACTACAATGCGAATGATATTGCCAAAGCGGGTACTTACAACGATAAAGTGTATGCGATCCCAACCGGTAAAGTAGCAATGTCAGGTTTCTTCTATAATAAAGAAATCTTTGAACAAAACGGTTTGACTGTTCCAACAACATGGACAGAGTTCATCAGTGTTCTAGATACTTTGAAATCCAAGAGCATTGTACCAATCGTAGTGGCTGGTAAAGATGTATGGCCTTTGAAACTGCCAGTGTTCGGTTTGCAAGCTAAGATTCTAGGTGGCGGCGACCAACAAAAATGGATTGAAGGCGTTTGGAAAGGCACTTCGGCGTTCAACGATGCTGAAGCTGTAGAAGTATTGGATAAAATGAAGACTCTTCAAGATAACTACATCATCGATGGTTTCTTGGGTATTGACTATGCAACAGCACCTTCGTACTTCGCAACAGGAAAAGCAGCTATGATTGCTGACGGAACTTGGGATGCACCTACGATTGCTGCAGCTAATCCAGATGTGAAATTTGGTTACTTCCCAATCCCAGCTACTGAAGATGCTGCTAAGAACGCTTCTCTTGTCGGCAAATACGATGTAACTTGGTATGCAGCAGAGAAAGGTCCGAACAAAGAAGGCGCTTTGAAATGGCTGGAATTCTTCTCTCAACCAGAGAACTACACTGAATATGTTAAGGCTGCTGGATTTGTACCAACACAAGATAACATTGCAACTGGCAGTGACTTCATTGACAACGAGCTTTCAAAATACATGGCAGAAGACTTTGAACTTGCTTATGAAATCATAATGATTAACCGCGACAATGTAGGCGAGCACATTGCTGCTGAAGGCGTACACACTGAATACCTTGCACCAGGTGGCGAATTCAAAACCGCTAAAGAACTTGCAGATGTACAACAAAAAGAATGGGAAGCTGCAGCTCCTAAATAA
- the aroF gene encoding 3-deoxy-7-phosphoheptulonate synthase, whose product MIVITSNQTPEEQVKDIIAVIEKEGLQVHLSKGADHTVIGLVGSVTPKLAEHLRQMKGVENVVKISKSYKLASRDFHPEDTIIDIKGVKIGGENLVIMGGPCAVESPEQIDEIARLVKASGAQVLRGGAFKPRTGPYSFQGVGVEGLTMMAEAGKRHGLLTITEVMTPEYVDICAEHADILQVGTRNMQNFDLLRKLGTCGRPVLLKRGFSATYDELLNAAEYILAGGNKDVMLCERGIRTFETYTRNTLDLSAIPVLQSLSHLPVISDPSHGTGRRELVEPMAKASVAAGANGLIIEMHTDPDNSMTGDGVQSLFPEQFDNLLKDLEKLAPIVGRKFSTSPETVSAL is encoded by the coding sequence ATGATCGTCATTACATCCAATCAAACGCCAGAAGAGCAGGTTAAAGATATTATCGCAGTTATCGAAAAAGAGGGCTTGCAGGTGCATCTCTCTAAAGGTGCAGATCACACTGTTATTGGTTTAGTAGGAAGTGTCACTCCTAAGCTCGCAGAGCATTTGCGGCAAATGAAGGGTGTGGAGAACGTCGTGAAGATCTCCAAGTCCTATAAGCTAGCTAGCCGCGATTTCCATCCAGAGGATACCATTATCGATATCAAGGGTGTGAAGATTGGTGGAGAGAATCTCGTGATTATGGGCGGACCATGTGCCGTTGAGTCTCCAGAGCAGATTGATGAGATTGCCCGTCTAGTTAAAGCTTCAGGTGCTCAGGTACTGCGTGGAGGCGCGTTTAAGCCCCGTACAGGTCCATACAGCTTCCAAGGCGTAGGTGTAGAAGGTTTGACTATGATGGCTGAAGCAGGAAAGCGTCATGGCCTATTAACCATTACAGAGGTTATGACACCAGAGTATGTAGATATTTGTGCAGAGCATGCTGATATCCTCCAGGTGGGTACACGGAACATGCAGAACTTTGATTTGCTGCGCAAGCTGGGTACTTGCGGAAGACCTGTCCTTCTGAAACGTGGTTTCAGTGCAACCTACGACGAATTGCTCAATGCAGCAGAGTACATTTTGGCAGGCGGAAATAAGGATGTAATGCTCTGTGAACGTGGTATTCGTACATTTGAGACATACACTCGCAATACACTGGATCTATCGGCCATTCCGGTTCTACAAAGCTTAAGCCACCTTCCGGTAATCTCTGACCCAAGTCACGGCACTGGACGTCGTGAGTTAGTTGAACCTATGGCTAAAGCTTCGGTTGCTGCTGGTGCAAATGGTCTAATCATCGAAATGCACACAGATCCGGACAATTCCATGACAGGTGATGGTGTTCAATCGTTATTCCCTGAGCAGTTCGATAATCTACTTAAGGATCTGGAAAAGCTTGCTCCGATTGTTGGACGTAAGTTTTCAACTTCGCCAGAAACCGTTTCGGCGCTATAA
- a CDS encoding response regulator transcription factor, giving the protein MRPNILIIDDDEKIISMLRRGLAFEGYDVKTAVNGADGLRAILSSDPDVVILDVMMPQVDGFEVCRRLREGGSNVPVLMLTAKDEIEHRVKGLDLGADDYLVKPFALEELLARVRALLRRKSEQSGGSEQAVTYEDITLDVDSREVTRAGKRLELTAKEFELLHLFMQNPKRVLSRDLIMDKIWGYDYSGESNVLEVYIAMLRQKTEEHGGKRLIQTIRGAGYILRGDN; this is encoded by the coding sequence ATGCGACCGAATATTCTTATTATTGATGATGATGAAAAAATTATTTCCATGCTTCGCCGAGGGTTAGCCTTTGAAGGTTACGATGTTAAGACTGCAGTGAACGGAGCGGATGGTTTACGAGCGATTCTGAGCAGCGATCCAGATGTGGTGATTTTGGATGTTATGATGCCTCAGGTCGACGGATTTGAAGTTTGTCGTCGTTTGCGCGAAGGGGGCAGCAATGTGCCTGTTCTAATGCTTACGGCCAAGGATGAAATTGAGCATCGTGTGAAAGGGCTTGATCTGGGTGCAGACGATTATTTAGTAAAACCATTTGCACTGGAAGAATTGCTTGCACGTGTACGAGCGTTGCTACGACGTAAGAGTGAGCAAAGTGGAGGCAGTGAGCAAGCGGTTACTTACGAGGATATTACACTTGATGTAGATTCACGGGAGGTCACACGCGCCGGTAAAAGATTGGAGCTGACAGCAAAGGAATTCGAGCTGTTACATCTCTTTATGCAAAATCCGAAACGTGTACTTTCGCGGGATCTGATCATGGATAAAATATGGGGTTATGATTACAGCGGTGAATCTAATGTACTTGAGGTATACATAGCTATGCTACGTCAAAAGACGGAGGAGCATGGCGGTAAACGCCTCATTCAAACGATCCGGGGTGCCGGTTACATTCTAAGAGGTGACAACTAA